A genomic stretch from Pseudomonas sp. MUP55 includes:
- a CDS encoding extracellular solute-binding protein — translation MKRPLLLLISLALSFAANATITESHGYAQFGTLKYPAKFTHYDWVNPAAPKGGTLRVMAFGTFDTLNPYTFKGTSPVSTGNFLQYGVNELNEPLMVGTGQYAPSGDEPTSSYGLIARSVEYSEDRSWVVFNLRHEARFHDGRPITAEDVAFSYRTLLTEGHPQYRTNLQEVARVDILNRHRIRFVFKRAGNPLLILRLGELPVLPQHYWKNRDFKATTFEPPLGSGPYRISKVNPGRQLVFERVKDYWGKDLPVNQGLYNYNKVEVEFYRDSDVAFEAFKAGEFDIYIEHQAKNWATGYNFPAVNRGEVIKAQIAHQIPTQSQGLFINTRRPAFSQTKVREALGLMFDFEWTNRTLFSSAYKRTLSYYPNSEFSATGVPVGQEWLMLSPYRDQLPANLLTQAFSLPHTDGRGIPRETLRHALALLGEAGWKLSGQRLLNKDGQPLRLEILLVNPNLERILQPYVENLISIGIDAHLRTVDRAQYKQRLDQFDFDMILVTLNQTLSPGLEQWQYFHSSQAAIKGSKNYAGIANPVVDHLLERLLAAQTREEQLAAGRALDRVLLWQHYSIPNWYLNYHRLAYRNRFAFVTTPPYSLGLSAWWLKASEKAQ, via the coding sequence TTGAAGCGTCCCCTCCTTCTACTAATAAGTCTGGCCTTGAGCTTTGCGGCGAACGCGACGATTACCGAGAGCCACGGTTACGCGCAGTTCGGCACGCTCAAGTACCCGGCCAAATTCACCCATTACGATTGGGTAAACCCTGCAGCGCCGAAAGGCGGGACACTGCGGGTGATGGCCTTTGGCACGTTCGATACCCTCAACCCCTATACCTTCAAGGGCACCAGCCCGGTGTCCACCGGCAACTTCCTGCAATACGGCGTCAATGAGCTGAACGAGCCGCTGATGGTTGGCACCGGCCAGTACGCGCCTTCCGGCGACGAGCCGACGTCCAGCTACGGCCTGATTGCCCGATCAGTGGAGTACAGCGAAGACCGCAGCTGGGTCGTGTTCAACCTGCGCCATGAGGCACGCTTTCACGATGGCAGGCCGATCACCGCCGAGGACGTGGCGTTTTCCTATCGAACCCTGCTGACCGAAGGCCACCCGCAGTACCGCACCAACCTGCAGGAAGTGGCGCGGGTCGATATTCTCAATCGCCATCGCATCCGTTTCGTGTTCAAGCGCGCCGGCAACCCGCTGCTGATCCTGCGTCTGGGCGAGCTGCCGGTGCTGCCCCAGCATTACTGGAAAAATCGCGACTTCAAGGCCACCACCTTCGAACCGCCACTGGGCAGCGGGCCGTACCGCATCAGCAAGGTCAACCCTGGCCGCCAACTGGTGTTCGAACGGGTCAAGGATTACTGGGGCAAGGACCTGCCGGTCAACCAGGGCTTGTACAACTACAACAAGGTCGAGGTGGAGTTCTACCGCGACAGCGATGTCGCTTTTGAAGCCTTCAAGGCAGGCGAATTCGACATTTATATCGAGCACCAGGCCAAGAACTGGGCCACCGGCTACAACTTCCCGGCGGTCAATCGCGGCGAGGTCATCAAGGCACAGATCGCCCACCAGATCCCCACCCAGAGCCAGGGCCTGTTCATCAACACCCGCCGACCGGCCTTCAGCCAGACCAAGGTGCGTGAAGCCCTGGGGTTGATGTTCGACTTTGAATGGACCAACCGCACGCTGTTCAGCAGCGCCTACAAGCGCACGCTGAGCTACTACCCCAACAGTGAATTCTCGGCCACCGGCGTGCCGGTCGGCCAGGAATGGTTGATGCTTTCGCCCTATCGCGACCAACTGCCGGCCAATCTGTTGACCCAAGCCTTCAGCCTGCCGCACACCGACGGCCGCGGCATCCCCCGGGAAACCCTGCGTCATGCCCTGGCCCTGCTCGGCGAAGCCGGCTGGAAGTTGTCCGGCCAACGCCTGCTGAACAAGGACGGGCAACCGCTGCGCCTGGAAATCCTGCTGGTCAACCCGAACCTGGAGCGCATCCTGCAGCCATATGTGGAAAACCTGATCAGTATCGGCATCGACGCACACCTGCGCACCGTTGATCGCGCCCAGTACAAGCAGCGGCTCGACCAGTTCGACTTCGACATGATCCTGGTCACCCTCAACCAGACCCTCAGCCCGGGGCTGGAGCAGTGGCAGTACTTCCACTCAAGCCAGGCCGCGATCAAGGGCAGCAAGAATTACGCCGGCATCGCCAACCCCGTGGTCGACCACCTGCTGGAACGATTGCTCGCCGCCCAGACCCGCGAAGAACAACTGGCCGCCGGTCGCGCGCTGGACCGGGTGCTGCTGTGGCAGCACTACAGCATTCCCAATTGGTACCTCAACTATCATCGCCTGGCGTACCGCAACCGGTTCGCCTTTGTCACCACGCCGCCTTACAGCCTGGGCCTGAGCGCGTGGTGGCTGAAAGCTTCGGAGAAAGCCCAATGA